The window TCTCTGGTGCGTTAGggtttgtttctctctctctctcttcttcgaGACAAAATGGGACAACAGAATTTGATCTACAGCTTCGTCGCTCGTGGGACGGTGATTCTCGCCGAGTATACTGAGTTTAAAGGGAACTTTACTTCCGTCGCTGCACAATGCCTCCAGAAGCTTCCTTCTTCCAACAACAAGTTTACCTACAATTGCGACGGTCACACCTTCAATTACCTCGTCGAAAATGGCTTCAGTGagtctctctcttctcttcatccGTACTACACAACTTTTGTAGACATAGATGCATCTTTGTCTTCGTATTGCAATCCATTACAGTGGATCTATTTGGTCATTTTTTCTATTATTCATAGCATTCTTTATGCTTTTGTGAATGTCCTTTTTGCGTTTGGACCatgcttagttttttttttttttctaactgaACCATGCTTAGGTTTCTTGCAAATGGATTGTCTGAAATTAATTTTTCTGGATCTCTGTTTTTCTTTGGTGTCTGATTTGGTTGAGTTTTTATGCATGGCTTTTTCTTTGAGAAGGCCTTGTTGTATGCTTCATGTTTGATGATATTAAGAGTCGGGTAGGTTTTGgagaatcaatttttttttttttggagaatcAAGTTGGTTGATAGGTTACTTGGGAATCATTAATGAAGATCAATTGCATGCGGTTATGTACTTAGCTCTTGCTCTTCCTACTGTAATGGAAGTAGTTTCTTATTGTAAGTCATGTTGTCCTGTAGCGTATTGTGTTGTTGCTGTTGAATCTGCTGGGAGGCAGATTACAATGGCTTTCTTGGAGCGTGTTAAAGAAGATTTCAACAAGAGATACGGTGGTGGAAAGGCTACCACTGCCAAACCCAACAGTTTGAACAAAGAGTTTGGGTACGTCTACAAAAAAATCCTCTTTTAGAATCTGCGGATATGATTGATAACTTGTTTGGTTGTGCCGTAGGTCTAAACTGAAGGGGCACATGCAGTACTGTGTGGATCATCCTGAGGAGATTAACAAACTTTCTAAGGTCAAGGCTCAAGTGACCGAGGTGAAGGGTGTTATGATGGAGAACATTGAGAAGGTCAGAATCATACAAACATGTCAATACCACAATTCTGGTTCTTTACTtttagcaattttttttttcatatttggcCTGAATATTCTCTGCACTAATGTAAAATGTTTGAGCTTCATGCAATTCATTTTTTTTGCAGGTCCTTGACCGTGGTGAGAAAATTGAACTTTTAGTAGACAAAACAGAGAACCTTCGTTCACAGGTTAGTACTTACATATATGGATAAGCATAAAAGGCAGTCTAGTTCTTGCTCTCTTAtatttcaaatatgtatatCTTTACAGGCACAAGACTTCAGAACACAAGGAACGAAAATAAGAAGAAAGATGTGGTGGGAGAACATGAAGATCAAGCTCATAGTCCTAGGTATCATCATTGCCTTGATTTTGATCATTATTCTCTCGGTTTGTCATGGGTTCAAGTGTACCTAAATCTTGAAACAATAAGAAGATATTATCCTATGAGAGATTATCAGCACCATATTGCTCTACTAGGCTAATGGAAACTCCTCACCGTGTACGCCCCTTCTTTTTCTTCCTATTTTCctggtttctttttcttttcttctttaattTTGTTAGGGGAAAGTTATACGATAACTCAGTACTGAGAGATGATCCTTTAGGGTATGAATGTTTGTTAAGAGATGTACACTGTTGTGGTCGTGGTGatgacatgtttttttttttttgtaatctcaAAGTTCAATGTTAGGTTTCCGATGTTTCCCTACTATATCCTAATTTTTTCCtcaaggaaaaaaataataatattagattaGGACTTTGTGGTGATGGTCCTTGCTTCAGCCATTTTTCTCATTATAAACAAAAACACAGAGATACATATGAATATGACTATATAAAATTCACCACACTTAAATGATAGAAgaagaaattaaacaaaagtATCACATAAAGATAAAACAAACGTAAGGAAAAAACTTCAATACACTAACACAAGCTACTTGACAAACAAGGAAATATCACATTCAGACTCAAAAAAATCCTACCGGTGTCTGCGCTTTCTCTGACACATTATATTGATGAGACACTCCGGCTTGTATGAAGCAATGACTTGTGCTATTGTCAGTCCAAGTAACACTCCAAGCCCATACCCTATCGCAATCGCTTTCCAGCTCAAcacttcttcatttttttcgTCTTCATCCTTAGGTTGTTGCGCTGGTGGCGCATCAGTCCCAAAGCAACTTTTCTCCAGAGGAAAACCACAAAGCCCTGCATTTCCTTCAAAGGAGGATCTAGGCTGCCCCGTAATCTGCGTTCCTTGCGGTATTTCACCTTTGAGTTGATTGTGAGACACATCTATATACTCCAAAAACGAGAGACTGGCTATTCCATTAGGAATAGTCCCCGAGAGTTGGTTTCTTGATAAGTCTAGTGACTCTAGCTTGCCCAGATTGGAGAAAGACAGAGGGATATGTCCCGTGAAGGCGTTGTTGGATAAGTTGAGTGCAATCAGTGCTTTCAAAACGCCGATAGATTCAGGAATCTGTCCTTCGAGTCTGTTCCCGGAAAAATCAATGGTGGCATAAGAAGTAAGGACCCTTGATTGCTCCATGGTTAGACCTTTGTAACGCAAATCTATAACGTCGATAAAAATAAAGAACGTGTATATTTCTCCGTCCTCTTTTCTTCTGTAGTTACTTTTATGGAATTCCATATACAAAGCCTCATCTTCATTCATCCTTGGCGATGATGCTTTCCAATTCAGGAAATAATTCGGCGGCAAGCTTCCGGTAAACTTATTATCAGATATCTCAAGTATCCGCAGCTCGGGGAAACCGAGAGGACCTTGATCAGGAGGAGATATAGGGCCATAGAATCTGTTTGAACGAATTATAAGAACTTCCAAGTTTGGTAAAGCCTTGAGCCAGAAAGGAAACGTGTCTTCGATACCGTTTTTCTCAACGTTTAGAAACTGTAGAGAGGAGCAGTTTACAAGAGATCTCGGAAGCTTCCCGGTTAGTCGGTTGTATCCAACGTCAAGTGTCTGAAGCGATGTACCGCCGAGATATACGTCAGGAATACTTCCTTCCAAGTTGTTCTTCCGAAGATTCACAAAAGTCACGTTGCTCAAGCATTGGGGAATACGACCCGTGAGGTTGTTGTAAGGTAGCAACAAATGCGTGATAGACTTATAATCGCATATTGAGAGAGGTATGCTCCCTGTGAATCTATTGCCTTGTGCAGTGAAGATGTTGACAGAGAGTGGTAGAATAGGaatggttccttcaaacaagtTTTGCTGCAGGTCTAAAATCTTCACCGATGAATTTACCGAGACATCTGCTGGACCGGCGAAACCgttgagaaaattatttgagAGCGCCACTGTATGGAGACGAGGAAGGTTCCATAACCACTGGGGGACTTTCCCTTTGATTCTATTGGTCGACAAGTCTATAAACTCCAAGTTCTTGAGAATCTTTAAGATGTTTGGAAACTCCTGGATGCCGCAGCTTGATAAGTACAAGATCTCCAAGTTTGGTGGGATCATGTTTAAATTTGAGCCTAAACTGGAGAGAGATATAGTATTACCCGAAAGGGCGAGGTACGACAAGTATTTGAAGGAGGAGAAGAGGGTTAAGTCAATTGGGTAGCTTATGTTTAGGTAAGAAAGGTCAAGCTGGTTGAGGTTGGTGAGCTTTGAGATAGGCTCTATGATTTTTCCTTGG is drawn from Brassica rapa cultivar Chiifu-401-42 chromosome A05, CAAS_Brap_v3.01, whole genome shotgun sequence and contains these coding sequences:
- the LOC103867620 gene encoding putative vesicle-associated membrane protein 726, with amino-acid sequence MGQQNLIYSFVARGTVILAEYTEFKGNFTSVAAQCLQKLPSSNNKFTYNCDGHTFNYLVENGFTYCVVAVESAGRQITMAFLERVKEDFNKRYGGGKATTAKPNSLNKEFGSKLKGHMQYCVDHPEEINKLSKVKAQVTEVKGVMMENIEKVLDRGEKIELLVDKTENLRSQAQDFRTQGTKIRRKMWWENMKIKLIVLGIIIALILIIILSVCHGFKCT
- the LOC103867619 gene encoding receptor-like protein 39, whose translation is MNTMCLHFLVLLLFCSVSSTTSLFSFQNPVVGLVACRPHQIQALTEFKNEFDTLHCDHSDPFNGVWCDNSTGEITMLRLRACLSRTLKPNSSLFTLHNLRYLNLSQNNFISSSLPYKFGNLNRLEVLSLSSNGFLGQVPSSFNNLKLLSLLDLSQNELIGTFPLVPNLTNLTVLSLSYNHFSGTINPNSSLFMLHQLRYLDLSHNNFISSSQLPFEFGNLNRLEYLCLAFNGFLGQVPSSLNNLNLLTGLDLSRNEFNGSFPLVRNLTKLVALDLSYNRFSGTLSPNTSLFELHHLSYLNLDFNMFSSSLPSEIGNLKKLELLSLSSNNFFGQVPPTISNLTSLTQLYLSQNKLTGNFPLVQNLTNLSFLILSDNHFSGTIPSPLLTFPFLSFLEVRGNDLTGSIAFPNSSSSSRLESLLLGNNNRFQGKIIEPISKLTNLNQLDLSYLNISYPIDLTLFSSFKYLSYLALSGNTISLSSLGSNLNMIPPNLEILYLSSCGIQEFPNILKILKNLEFIDLSTNRIKGKVPQWLWNLPRLHTVALSNNFLNGFAGPADVSVNSSVKILDLQQNLFEGTIPILPLSVNIFTAQGNRFTGSIPLSICDYKSITHLLLPYNNLTGRIPQCLSNVTFVNLRKNNLEGSIPDVYLGGTSLQTLDVGYNRLTGKLPRSLVNCSSLQFLNVEKNGIEDTFPFWLKALPNLEVLIIRSNRFYGPISPPDQGPLGFPELRILEISDNKFTGSLPPNYFLNWKASSPRMNEDEALYMEFHKSNYRRKEDGEIYTFFIFIDVIDLRYKGLTMEQSRVLTSYATIDFSGNRLEGQIPESIGVLKALIALNLSNNAFTGHIPLSFSNLGKLESLDLSRNQLSGTIPNGIASLSFLEYIDVSHNQLKGEIPQGTQITGQPRSSFEGNAGLCGFPLEKSCFGTDAPPAQQPKDEDEKNEEVLSWKAIAIGYGLGVLLGLTIAQVIASYKPECLINIMCQRKRRHR